One Nicotiana tabacum cultivar K326 chromosome 23, ASM71507v2, whole genome shotgun sequence genomic window, ATCTCATAAATCCCCCAGTTAATCAATAATCAACAGGGAGTAGATAACATACACATGCATGGGCAAAACTGGGGATTTTTTGCAGCTGCAAACCATTATTATCTACATCCTCCAAATCAATCTGGCAAATTTAGCGTAGAATGGATAATCTTAGACCTATAAACCAGAGATACACCCTTAAATGGTCTTAATGCAACTTTCAAGGGCAGTGCGAATGGTTTATTTAAGCACCTGTTAATATCCCAGTTCAGAAGCATATTGAGGCAAGCTCGACCAACCAGTTTAAACACTTGGCTGTGTAAGATCTCAATCTTCCatataaaccaaaaaaataaagtaCAACGAAACAAATACCACAACAGAAAACAGCAAGAGACCGTAAAAATTAACCTCCCTGGTTGTAGCTCAGCAATCATTGGACAACAATGGATTATCTTATCATTTTACAATATCGTAAGGCGAAACATTGATGCAATATTTCCCCCGTGAGCCATAAACTTCTTCCGCTACATGGGTTCACAGCGTTGGCACAAACTTCCCAGTAAAAGCACAAATAACTGCATGACTAGTTATAACAGCAACCAGCtgcaaaaaaaaacataaataaaggcatTCTATACATATTCAAGCTGGTAAAAAGGAGGTTCGTCGACTTTCTTTCTTTGTGATCTTGGTTTTACTCTCTACAAGAAATGTACAAACTCTCATGAAGAACAATAAAATGAGTATGGACTAAAAGGACCAATCTGTGAAAATCAAGTGTTAAGGGAAAAAATCAGAACAAACAACAGAAGCTTTGATCACTAAATAGAAGTGAGAACTATATCGAAGGAAAAATAAACAGTGCAGAAACCAGTCACTTTCACATGCTCCCAGCTCTGCCAGGAGTAGTTTTGGATGACTTGAACTTTGAAATGTCAACAAGATCCCCAAATAGTTTGTCTTCCGGCTTTGAGGGCTTTCCAGATGGTACATATGAAGGAGTTGAAACTGGATAGGACGAATTATTTAGGACGCCATCATCCCTCACGGAGAGCCCAGACATTCTCTGGTTAAGAAATTGAGTGTTCTGTGGTTGGGCATAACCGTAGCCATAACCAGCCATTTGGTTGCCATACATTTGCTGAGAATACATATAACCCATCTGCCCAGATGGCATTTGTTGTGGAAACATACCCATCAATTGCCCACCTTGCATTGGTTGAGGTGACAAGCCTACCATCTGATTGCTTTGCATAGTCTGGTTCAGCATGGCGGGGTGTCCACCAGTGATCTGATGTGCATACATACCATGGGCATATGAACCACCAGCTAATTGCTGGCTGTTAGCTGCCACCAGCTGATTATTTTGCATTGATAAAGCATTTGGACTACCAGCCATTAGCTGATTGTTGTGCATTGGTAGAGCATGTGGACTACCTGGCAACAACTGATTATTTTGCATTGGTTGAGCATGAGGATTCCCTACCATTTGGCCATTCTCAGCTGCCTCAGCTTCCCATGGAGGTGGTGGAAAAGAACTACTGCTTTGACCACCTAATCAGGAATTGGACTAGCACTACGTGAGTAACTATTCAGAAACTCAATGAGCAAGACGGGGCTTAGAATTCAGGCAATCCATAAGACTTCATCAGAAATTGCAAGGGGTTTTACACGTGACAGATATCAGTTTCAAACCTATGCCTCTATGCAAGCATAACTCGTATGAGTGTTCGCTAATATTAAAAATACTCCCACCATTCCAATTTTTATGGCACTATATAAttattagtccgttccaaaaagattggcacctttctaaatttggaaacaatttaacttaaacttctCATATTACCCACAGTGAGAAGTTTTAGATGTTATGTTTAAGACCACAACTTTCAAAAGTTTCATGACCACAATAAATATTATGGCAtgtttaagatcacaagttttaaaagttatcatttttttcttaaactttctTACCAGTCAAATTATGCCAAACAAATTGGAACTTAGGGAGTAGTTGCTAGGTCTATTCAGATAATAGACAGACATATAACAGGGAGGACAAAATTTGATCTACAGGACACATTTCCAACTGTATACGCAAAAAGAATGCAGGCAGAATGACAAAGAAATGCACCATAAACCGGAGAAGATGACTGCTGTTGCTGTGATATCTGTCCGTTCCACGCCGCATTAGAGCCTTGTGTATAGGTTGTTACAGGGGCACTTCCATTTGGGTACAAAGATGGCTGGGTAGGATTGAAACTCTGTTGTTGAAACTGAGGGGATGAAGGATGCGTCTGCCCAACTGAATATAGAGATTGTGAGTTGCTGGGTGGTGAAAACATGTCAACAAGAGCAAGGGCATTCTGCTGTGAAACAGGACTTGCAGGCTGAGGTTCTCCACCAACAGGAACAAGAGCCAGTGCATCCGCAGCCGTAGGCAAGCTAAAGTCATCTCCACTCAGAAGATCAATTTTCGGGCCAACATTTGCTGTTGTTGATGGACTGCTAGCTGATGGAGGAGCTGGAAGAAGCAACTGTGTCCCTAAGCTAGTACTTGAAGTAGATCTGAAAAGCACACCAAGTGACTTAGATGACAAAATTGGTTCACATCTAACTAAGACTCAAAAACTAAAATGAATGCCCAGGATTCCCATCATTTTCCCCCTTTTCTTTGGGGGAAGGGGAGGTAAAAGCATATTAAAAGTACAATCACCTAGCACTGAATAGGAAAATGCTTGCTCGGTAATTCTCCATCACTCTTGTAATAGCAGACGACTAAGGACTTCTGAACCTTGATAAAATCCTAATCTAATTGATAGTAACTTAAGGTCACTATTTTTAGGCAATTAACAATTTAAGATATCAATCTAGAAAATCAATGTATACTTTTTTAAGCTATAAGCTTTCTCATATACTTAACCAATCATCATTCATTTTGCTAACCAAAAACCAATCATCAAAAGAAACTGAAAATCAAGCATATTGactgggttttttttttttttttttttttggtgtccGGTTCGGACATACAGACGGAGGACGATACAGTTAATAGTCACGACTAAAGAGAACACATTTACCCTTGGTCTGACTGTCTGCTGTCTCCAGTATCAATAAGAGGAGCATCAACATTTACAAGTGATTGAACTGAATCAGATTTTGGTTTTTCCACTTTAACAGAAGTTCCTGCAGCAATAGCTTCATGTTTGGCCAATACACGCTGCAATTCATCATTCAGCGCTAGCCCTTGACAAAGCAGTGATTCATCCCTGCATCAAGTGAATGTAAGGATCCACAGGAATCACAACCAGATGGTGCATAATAAAGATGGAAGAGCATAGAGGAATGATTTGGAGAGAAAAATATCATGGTCAGTCCAGTACATTTGTAATGCTTGATCAACTATTGTTCTCCTAACTAAAGTACTAGAACTTTTACTGCAAAAATAACTGACAGCACATGGCACTAAAAATGTTCAGCCTTTAGTTTTATTCCCAGTAACGACTTACCCAACTCTTAAACAGATACTTACTTAATTGACATGATTTTTACTTCATATGATTACTAAGTTATAGTAGCTTTTTAAATCTTTATCCAAATAATAAGTGTTTGATTTGAGTTATATTCTATTGCATAACATTTTTTTCTCACTTCATTAGCGCCTTTCTTCACTAATAACCCCCACAATTTGATTGTTTTTTGTGCTTAAAGTCCCACCAGGCCCTGGCACTTTTCTACACTTTTGCCTTTGACACTTACATTATCAAAAGGCCATGAAGTAATTGTTATCACATACCTGTTCCACCACTCCCACCAGTTGGAGTCGTGAAGTGCCTATCAAATTAGAGAATCCCAAAGACTATCAACACTATAAATTGTGTGATTATCTCACCTAAAAGCTTAAACTATTGAATAGCGCATTTTTACTTAATGAAGTCCTCAACACGCCCCGTTAGGTGCGAAACTGATTCTTATTCATGAGCCAAGCACATGAAAAAATTTCTTGATAATAGGTGTTGGTGAGACTCGGAACCAGAACCTTTGCCTGCTCTGATACCAGATTGAAGCGTGTGACCATTTCACCTAAAAGTTTAAGCTTTTAGAGAGAGCAcactttatttacttaattatttcCTCAAGAAGCACCATGTATAACAAACTAATTATGACACATCTATGTCCTAGCAAGTGTGTTTTCCTAGTCCATTCAAAACTTTAAAGTTGAATTAACTGACACCCTGTTACAGAGGCCATTTCCTTCTTAAGAGGATGATGTGGGCTAGTCGTACTCTATAGCGAGGGGTATAATTAACAGTCAACATGTGATAGGGGTTTCTCTGCTTCCAAAAACCTAAACGGTTGATCCAACCTAATGATCCAACCTAACCAATCGTGTTGTTTTATTTGGTTCAGTTAACACAACTTTCTCAGATTTGATTCTGAAATTTTAGTCGTTTGGAGCATCTGTTGAGCCCATGGTATTCAGAAATCTAGTTCCTCTCCCAATCAGCTCCACTTCATCTATATGAATATAGTACCAacaacaactaaaattttgacaAATCTATCAAGATATCTCGAGAAAGGCACTTAATGAGAAGTGGTCAAGAGTAAAACAAGGCCTTACGTAGTCGAGTTTACAAGGTGTACCACTCTTTGCTTGTAGGTACGACATTGttccaccaaatcaacaatcacCTCTTGTTTCAGTCCCTGTAACCCGACAGGTAAATACATTCTCAGAGAACAAAGAACGTCAACTCAGCCAAAAAAGACAGATAAAATTTCAaccaaaaataagataaaaaccaAAGTTAGGAACGTTCAACCCCAAATACCCAGCACTCTACTTAGAGGTAAATATTTCTCTACAACTGGCCTGCCCAATTTGCATCCGAGTAAGAATATCTTAATTGTTGAATGATACCCTGAATAGATgatataaacaagactctacctCTTTGTTTTCCGGATCTAATGCACTCAGCATTTCAGCAAGGACATCCATGATACCACGTGCATTCTGGATCTCTGTCAAGCTAGCAACAGAAAAAGAAGACAATGAACATTAACTACCAAAGCAAGCCTAGCAGACGAAAGATATGCAATAAAGATATCAGGTGTCATTCACCAGCAGCTGCAAATCATCCCCCCACCCCCCCCAGGAAAC contains:
- the LOC107773767 gene encoding TOM1-like protein 9 isoform X2 codes for the protein MHVAEKDLLHEMVKIVKKKQPDLHVKEKVLILIDTWQEAFGGPRARYPQFYGAYQELLRIGAVFPQRSERSAPVFTPPQTHPLASYPQNLRNPESGQEAAESSAEAEYPTLSLTEIQNARGIMDVLAEMLSALDPENKEGLKQEVIVDLVEQCRTYKQRVVHLVNSTTDESLLCQGLALNDELQRVLAKHEAIAAGTSVKVEKPKSDSVQSLVNVDAPLIDTGDSRQSDQGSTSSTSLGTQLLLPAPPSASSPSTTANVGPKIDLLSGDDFSLPTAADALALVPVGGEPQPASPVSQQNALALVDMFSPPSNSQSLYSVGQTHPSSPQFQQQSFNPTQPSLYPNGSAPVTTYTQGSNAAWNGQISQQQQSSSPVYGGQSSSSFPPPPWEAEAAENGQMVGNPHAQPMQNNQLLPGSPHALPMHNNQLMAGSPNALSMQNNQLVAANSQQLAGGSYAHGMYAHQITGGHPAMLNQTMQSNQMVGLSPQPMQGGQLMGMFPQQMPSGQMGYMYSQQMYGNQMAGYGYGYAQPQNTQFLNQRMSGLSVRDDGVLNNSSYPVSTPSYVPSGKPSKPEDKLFGDLVDISKFKSSKTTPGRAGSM
- the LOC107773767 gene encoding TOM1-like protein 9 isoform X1, whose product is MVNAMVERATSDMLIGPDWAMNLEICDICNHDPAQAKDVVKGIKRRLGSKNPKVQLLALTLLETIVKNCGDIVHMHVAEKDLLHEMVKIVKKKQPDLHVKEKVLILIDTWQEAFGGPRARYPQFYGAYQELLRIGAVFPQRSERSAPVFTPPQTHPLASYPQNLRNPESGQEAAESSAEAEYPTLSLTEIQNARGIMDVLAEMLSALDPENKEGLKQEVIVDLVEQCRTYKQRVVHLVNSTTDESLLCQGLALNDELQRVLAKHEAIAAGTSVKVEKPKSDSVQSLVNVDAPLIDTGDSRQSDQGSTSSTSLGTQLLLPAPPSASSPSTTANVGPKIDLLSGDDFSLPTAADALALVPVGGEPQPASPVSQQNALALVDMFSPPSNSQSLYSVGQTHPSSPQFQQQSFNPTQPSLYPNGSAPVTTYTQGSNAAWNGQISQQQQSSSPVYGGQSSSSFPPPPWEAEAAENGQMVGNPHAQPMQNNQLLPGSPHALPMHNNQLMAGSPNALSMQNNQLVAANSQQLAGGSYAHGMYAHQITGGHPAMLNQTMQSNQMVGLSPQPMQGGQLMGMFPQQMPSGQMGYMYSQQMYGNQMAGYGYGYAQPQNTQFLNQRMSGLSVRDDGVLNNSSYPVSTPSYVPSGKPSKPEDKLFGDLVDISKFKSSKTTPGRAGSM